In one Niallia taxi genomic region, the following are encoded:
- a CDS encoding FUSC family protein: MSNIDDGLLHDSFKRMNAVLKQSFKVNKNPFPWVKAFYAGLAAALPVFIGVLFGSFENGLLAGIGGFTYLYVFDIPYVQRAKKIFLVLLSITFSVFMGTILAPYVALSVLMMGVIGALAIFIFGALKITGPSALFFVLCFAMATGMPVDPSLAPIRAGFVFLGGSLSWILAMLGWFFHPHKPEIKAVKRVYCELAELMDSIGTSNVNMVRHRVINVMSEAEAVLFAGYSSRPSTKLWNQLFLLNEHANLIYSSIAAISTSTDKIPPALGQSVREISDMIGASNLPSKEGDLPEEMSAEIESIAKKVFEAKGILMASLEELKHEQFVKPSLKTILLGAVDKNSIVFLSSVKYGVVLIIAALIAYSFPFEHAYWIPLSCAAVMSGPTIIATFHRAVQRMMGTVIGLLIAGVILITVHNGFVVALLILCLTFLTELFIVRNYGLAAIFFTASALIMAEYSSQVFDYPYFAVVRVTDILIGSLIGLAGVVLIGRKSASNLLNHFVAKTIRSQGQFLVAMYSNYMPYEYIQSKEQSKMQTNLTNLVTVYQSALGELFGNRARLEALWPVIFSIKQISHELNISIKYGQEKKFPESELAQWLYAMEIMALSIENNLYPERKELPFVEGFSHLRSEVLNLQKGMEQLE; encoded by the coding sequence ATGAGTAATATAGATGATGGACTATTACACGATTCATTTAAAAGGATGAATGCTGTTTTAAAACAATCCTTTAAGGTAAACAAGAATCCCTTTCCTTGGGTGAAGGCTTTTTATGCTGGTTTGGCTGCAGCACTTCCTGTATTTATAGGTGTTCTTTTCGGGAGCTTTGAAAATGGACTATTGGCCGGAATAGGTGGATTCACGTATTTATATGTGTTTGATATTCCTTACGTTCAAAGAGCCAAAAAGATATTTCTTGTGCTGTTGTCTATTACCTTCTCTGTATTTATGGGCACCATTTTGGCGCCATATGTTGCATTATCTGTTTTGATGATGGGTGTGATCGGTGCGTTGGCAATCTTTATTTTTGGAGCATTGAAAATAACCGGACCATCTGCCTTATTTTTTGTTCTTTGTTTTGCCATGGCAACTGGCATGCCGGTTGATCCATCTCTTGCGCCAATTCGGGCAGGGTTTGTTTTTTTAGGTGGATCTTTATCTTGGATTCTCGCCATGCTTGGCTGGTTTTTTCATCCTCATAAACCTGAAATAAAGGCAGTGAAAAGGGTATATTGTGAGCTTGCTGAGTTAATGGATTCTATAGGTACAAGCAATGTGAATATGGTAAGGCATAGAGTCATTAATGTCATGAGTGAAGCAGAAGCTGTTCTGTTTGCGGGCTATTCTTCTAGACCGTCCACAAAACTATGGAATCAGCTTTTTCTATTAAATGAGCATGCTAACTTAATTTATTCAAGCATAGCAGCAATTTCTACTAGCACTGATAAGATTCCGCCAGCATTAGGGCAATCTGTCCGTGAAATCAGTGACATGATTGGTGCAAGCAATTTACCGAGTAAAGAAGGTGATTTGCCTGAAGAGATGTCTGCGGAAATAGAGAGTATAGCCAAAAAGGTATTTGAGGCAAAAGGTATTTTAATGGCGTCGTTAGAGGAATTAAAGCATGAACAGTTTGTAAAGCCTTCCTTAAAAACAATACTATTAGGTGCGGTTGATAAAAACTCAATTGTATTTCTTTCTTCTGTTAAGTATGGGGTTGTTTTAATAATAGCGGCATTAATTGCTTATTCTTTTCCGTTTGAGCACGCCTATTGGATTCCACTTTCATGTGCGGCAGTCATGAGTGGACCGACTATTATTGCCACTTTTCACCGGGCAGTGCAAAGGATGATGGGGACAGTTATCGGCTTACTTATTGCAGGAGTAATCCTTATTACTGTGCACAATGGCTTTGTGGTTGCTCTTCTTATCCTTTGTTTAACATTTTTAACAGAGCTGTTTATCGTCCGTAATTATGGGCTTGCGGCGATTTTCTTTACAGCATCCGCACTCATTATGGCCGAGTATTCTTCCCAAGTATTTGACTATCCATATTTTGCAGTTGTAAGAGTGACAGATATTCTGATAGGAAGTCTTATTGGACTGGCAGGTGTAGTGTTGATTGGCAGGAAATCTGCCTCCAATCTGTTAAATCATTTCGTTGCGAAAACAATCCGCAGTCAAGGTCAATTCCTTGTAGCAATGTACTCTAATTACATGCCATATGAATATATACAAAGTAAGGAGCAGAGTAAAATGCAGACAAATCTCACCAACTTGGTGACTGTCTATCAATCGGCATTGGGAGAATTGTTTGGGAATAGAGCAAGGTTGGAGGCATTATGGCCAGTTATCTTTTCCATTAAACAAATTAGCCATGAGTTGAATATAAGCATTAAGTATGGACAGGAGAAGAAATTTCCTGAAAGCGAGCTAGCTCAATGGCTTTACGCTATGGAAATAATGGCTCTATCAATCGAGAATAATTTGTATCCTGAACGAAAGGAGCTTCCCTTTGTCGAAGGCTTTTCCCATTTACGCAGCGAAGTTCTCAATCTGCAAAAGGGAATGGAGCAATTGGAGTAA
- a CDS encoding DoxX family protein — MINSGLLIIRLVVGLTFVGHGAQKLFGWFGGTGIEGTGNWLKTIGLAKGAKVWAILAGLFEFIGGLLFASGVLTWLGAAMIVIVMIDAIFAVHGKNGYWMTEGGFEYNFVLIAVAIGVALTGPGDYVLLYQP; from the coding sequence ATGATAAATAGCGGGCTTTTGATTATTCGACTTGTAGTGGGATTGACTTTTGTTGGTCATGGTGCCCAAAAGCTTTTCGGCTGGTTTGGCGGGACTGGAATTGAAGGAACAGGCAATTGGCTGAAAACAATCGGTCTTGCAAAGGGAGCGAAGGTTTGGGCGATCCTAGCAGGATTATTTGAATTTATCGGTGGTTTGCTTTTTGCTTCCGGTGTACTTACGTGGCTAGGTGCGGCGATGATCGTTATTGTCATGATTGATGCCATTTTCGCTGTCCATGGGAAAAATGGGTACTGGATGACTGAGGGTGGATTCGAATACAATTTTGTTTTGATTGCAGTGGCAATCGGCGTTGCCCTAACAGGACCTGGTGACTATGTTTTGTTATATCAACCTTAA
- a CDS encoding polysaccharide pyruvyl transferase family protein: MNTEILAGKLVKGIAPNIDAKDLLNDKRKVFLFGSPSYTNIGDQAIAYAEEKFIKNHFPYYEYIEVMDYATEEGIKLVKEIIKEDDIVCFTGGGNLGSLYLEIEEDRRKVFEVFKDYKTISLPQSVYFEDTEEGNLEKQKSQDAYHKNRHLTIAARESQTLEVVKDTFNSDVIYTPDMVLSLDIVPKELKRDGVLFILRADKEKVTDEDFITELMKWSEKIGPVDRTDTVLSEVDIIDYDEREKYFLEMLEKIGSSKIVITDRLHAMVFSIITNTPCLVFGNSYGKAKHSYTDWLDELNFIEYTDTQDIGELERLVEKLMRAEPNRIHLAEDFQPLKDFFKN, from the coding sequence ATGAATACAGAAATATTAGCAGGAAAACTAGTAAAAGGCATAGCACCTAACATTGATGCTAAAGACTTGTTAAATGATAAAAGAAAGGTATTCCTTTTCGGCTCACCAAGCTACACAAATATCGGTGACCAGGCAATAGCATATGCAGAGGAAAAATTTATAAAAAATCATTTTCCATATTATGAATATATAGAAGTTATGGATTACGCGACAGAGGAAGGAATAAAGTTAGTAAAAGAGATAATTAAAGAAGATGATATTGTCTGCTTTACAGGAGGTGGAAATCTCGGCAGCCTGTATTTGGAGATTGAAGAGGATAGAAGGAAGGTATTTGAGGTTTTCAAGGATTACAAAACGATTTCTCTTCCTCAGTCTGTTTACTTTGAAGATACGGAAGAAGGCAACTTGGAAAAACAGAAGTCACAGGACGCTTATCATAAAAACCGCCATTTAACAATTGCGGCAAGAGAATCGCAAACCCTCGAGGTTGTGAAGGATACCTTTAATTCTGATGTCATATATACTCCGGATATGGTTCTTTCCCTTGATATTGTACCTAAAGAGCTGAAAAGGGACGGGGTATTGTTTATATTGAGGGCAGACAAAGAAAAAGTGACAGATGAAGATTTCATTACGGAATTAATGAAATGGTCTGAAAAGATTGGGCCTGTTGACAGAACAGATACAGTGCTTTCAGAAGTAGACATTATTGATTATGATGAACGAGAAAAATACTTTTTAGAAATGCTCGAAAAAATTGGTTCAAGCAAAATTGTCATAACAGACCGTTTGCATGCAATGGTTTTTTCCATTATCACAAATACCCCTTGCCTTGTGTTTGGTAATAGTTATGGGAAGGCAAAACACTCCTATACGGATTGGCTGGATGAGCTTAACTTCATTGAATATACAGATACACAGGATATCGGCGAGTTAGAAAGACTAGTGGAAAAGCTAATGAGGGCAGAGCCGAACCGCATCCATTTAGCAGAGGATTTTCAGCCGTTAAAGGACTTCTTCAAAAATTAA